From Humisphaera borealis, the proteins below share one genomic window:
- a CDS encoding hemolysin family protein, with protein MPFDSSLAAVPVLIGTNAFFVSAEYAVVSLRPAQIDAMRVAGWKRAAAAIDALKARPADAIGTIQVCITMTNLMLGWIGEPAMSRLLMAVFQPLEHLSPTVIGTVSVILSFVVVTLLTVVLSELLPKALTLKYAMTAGKWTAVPVLGIRYALRPLVWLMNAIADAITRPLGLGSVQELEEQRVTADELRLMAHQAASDGELSGPERSIVLAGLTIGRRRAKEIMIPRMKVAYLDLSWDMNRNREVMNSHLYSRLPLCDHGMDHVVGIVSTKEFLSAYNESGDSSVLQLIAQPPSFTTENATLDKLLTEFHTKKTQMMLLVDEYGGVEGIVTLKDVVDELVGEI; from the coding sequence ATGCCTTTCGACTCGTCACTCGCTGCCGTGCCAGTGCTGATCGGTACGAACGCCTTTTTCGTCTCGGCCGAGTACGCCGTCGTATCGCTTCGGCCGGCCCAGATCGATGCCATGCGGGTCGCCGGCTGGAAACGGGCGGCCGCGGCAATTGACGCTCTCAAAGCCCGCCCCGCCGACGCCATCGGCACCATTCAGGTTTGCATCACGATGACCAACCTGATGCTCGGCTGGATAGGCGAGCCGGCGATGTCGCGTCTGCTGATGGCGGTATTCCAGCCGTTGGAGCATCTTTCGCCCACCGTCATCGGAACGGTTTCCGTCATCCTCAGTTTCGTCGTCGTAACGTTGCTGACAGTCGTACTCAGCGAACTGCTCCCCAAGGCATTAACACTGAAGTACGCAATGACCGCCGGTAAGTGGACCGCAGTCCCGGTGCTCGGTATTCGATATGCCCTGCGGCCGCTGGTCTGGTTGATGAACGCAATTGCAGACGCCATCACCAGGCCATTGGGGCTTGGGAGCGTTCAGGAACTGGAAGAACAGCGCGTCACCGCCGACGAGCTTCGCCTGATGGCCCATCAGGCCGCCAGCGACGGCGAGTTGAGCGGCCCGGAACGATCGATCGTCCTCGCGGGATTGACCATCGGCCGGCGGCGGGCGAAGGAGATCATGATCCCGCGGATGAAGGTCGCATACCTCGATCTGTCATGGGACATGAACCGCAACCGGGAGGTCATGAATAGTCATCTTTACAGCAGGCTCCCGCTTTGCGATCACGGGATGGATCACGTCGTTGGGATCGTGTCGACCAAGGAGTTCCTCAGCGCCTACAACGAATCCGGCGACAGCAGTGTGCTGCAACTGATTGCACAGCCGCCTTCATTCACGACGGAGAACGCCACGCTCGACAAACTCCTGACCGAATTCCACACAAAGAAGACACAGATGATGCTCCTCGTCGACGAGTACGGCGGCGTGGAGGGGATCGTGACGTTAAAAGATGTTGTCGATGAACTTGTCGGCGAGATCTGA